The genomic stretch ATCCTTGAAAAAATGGAGATTTTTAACTTTGTTGAATTTTTGAAATTGAAAAAGCTAAAAGAAAATAATGCTTTCTTGGAGGCCTTAAAAGAAGGCCAAAAAATCGGCCGATGTTTAAGAATTACAGAAAAAGATATAAAAAAAGAAATAAAGGCCGTAAGAAAAACAAGAAATGGATAAATTAAAAATTGTTCTGGATACCAACATCATCATTTCAGCCACATTGACCGAAGGAGTTTCTTTTGAAATATTGAAATTATGGAGGAAAAAGATATTTAGTGTTATCACTACAGAAGAAATCCTAGCAGAGTATTGCTCAATTCTTTCTCGCGAAAATTTTTGCCTGCCTATCGCCATAATAAAAACAATAATTGATGAGTTTAAAAATAACTCTTTAGTCATAACATCCAAATCCCAATTAAATCTTATAAAAAACGACCCGTCTGACAATAAGTTCATAGAAACAGCGGTTGATAGTAAAGCAAATTTTATTGTTTCAGGTGATAATCATTTACTTGCGTTAAAAAAATACAAAGATATTATAATATTATCTCCAAGAAATTTTTTAGATGTGCTGGAGAGTGAAAACCCTTGAAGAAAAAATAGGTAAATGAGGATAAAAAAACATACAAGTTGTTGCGTTTTAGACTCGATTATTAGATAATGAATGCTAATCTAAAAAAGAAGGAGATTTTCTTGTTGGATAGACATAAAAACAAGCTCCTGATGTTCTTGGTTTTTCTGATCTTTATTTTGTTTTCTCCATCCGTTTTTGCGGCAGGCATCAACATCCCTTCAGGCTCAATTTTAAATTTAAACAGCGCAACTCTTTCCCTCCCTGGCTCTCTGACAATTGGAGGGACATTAGTTATGTCTTCGGGTAAGATAAATTTAAGTGGTGATTGGAATAATCAAGGGACTTTTACAGCAGGGACAGGAACGGTGTTTCTTGCCGGAGCTAGAGGTTCAACTCAAAATATTCTGGGGGAGTCCCGCTTTTATAACTTATCATGTGCAACCGCCGGAGTAATTTTAAAATTTGAAGCAGGTAAAGAACAGGCTGTTCTGCCTGGAGGGTTAATAACTCTGAAGGGGACGTCAAAAGACGACCCTCTTTATCTTAGAAGCTCAATAGACGGATCAAGCTGGCTGTTTGATCCCCTATCACAAGCAAATATCACCATATCTGCCGTAGATGTAAAAGACTCTACGAACAAACAAAACTTCTACATCGATCCGCCTGATTCTCAAGACAGTGGAAATAATATAAGGTGGTTTACTTCTACGACCGTAAACGGAACGATAACTCTTTTTATAAGCAGAGAAAACAATAATATAAAAATAAGCT from candidate division WOR-1 bacterium RIFOXYB2_FULL_36_35 encodes the following:
- a CDS encoding putative toxin-antitoxin system toxin component, PIN family; the encoded protein is MDKLKIVLDTNIIISATLTEGVSFEILKLWRKKIFSVITTEEILAEYCSILSRENFCLPIAIIKTIIDEFKNNSLVITSKSQLNLIKNDPSDNKFIETAVDSKANFIVSGDNHLLALKKYKDIIILSPRNFLDVLESENP